Part of the Suricata suricatta isolate VVHF042 chromosome 8, meerkat_22Aug2017_6uvM2_HiC, whole genome shotgun sequence genome, CCGGCTGGGAAGGGCTGTGCCTGTGACAGTCCCCTCCACGCCTTCATCGGTGCTCCCCAGTGCCCCAGGCCCTCCCCATCCTCTTTTCTTCtaccgctccccacccccccaacaatGGTCTCTCCCGGTGCTCGGTGGcgctggggggttggggggagggaggaggcgggcGGAGGCGGGGCCGGagcgtgtgtgttgggggggcAGGTCTGCATTGCCGCTTCCCCTGGTCCCCGAAGCAGTCGCCGCTGCCGCCAGCCCCGCGGCCAGGACCCCCGCCCTCGCCCGGGACTGCCTTCCCCGGGGCGCCAGCCCAGGTGAGACCCCGCTCTCAAGCCTCTTCCCCCACATCCCGCCCGGGGCAGAAGCATCCCTGCCTTGCCTTGCAGCCATTTTCTCCTCCGATGCTTTGCGTGTGGGGAGGGTGACCGTCCCCGCGTCAGGGGTGAGGGGGCTGCTGGTGGTCTGAAAGGACCTCTAATGCAGTTGTTGTGTCGATCTGAACATATACATGGAGTAAGGGCGTCTTTTTCTACCTTAGCCAAGTCCCCTGGACGCTCTCACATATTgacagggttgggggggaggatgTAGGTGAGGTAGGGTTCCCTTGAAGTCCAATGCCCTCCTCACCTTGCACCCCCCCCCGAAAAGTGACCTTGGCTAGGGCTAGAGAATGGATGCTGCCTCAGCTTGCTGTCTGcatttgggtgggggtggggtgggggggcagtgtAGGAAGGGCAGGNNNNNNNNNNNNNNNNNNNNNNNNNNNNNNNNNNNNNNNNNNNNNNNNNNNNNNNNNNNNNNNNNNNNNNNNNNNNNNNNNNNNNNNNNNNNNNNNNNNNGCCCAGAGGCAGGActaaggggaggggggaggcactCGGAGAATGGGTTCGGTCCATTCTAGGGGCTCCTCTGTTAAGCCAGAGCAGAGCCGGGATGGGGCGAGGAGGGTGCTGGGGGGCTGTCGCTGCAAATATTGGGGGGGGAGCGGTCTCCATGCCTTTGCTTATGGAGGTTTCTATCCgcgcccctgcctctctctctgtattcctCCGCTGTGTGCATTCTCCGCGGACACCTTCGTCTTCTTTCCCCCCAGAACTGCGAGTGCTCCATCTTCCTCACCCTTGCGGTAGGATGTGGGGAGGGAGCGCCTTGGGCgccctgggtggggggcagaggctcGGTCACCCGGTTGTGACAGGGCCAGCTGCTCCAGCACGCCTGCCCTCCTTGTACCCGCACCTCTCCCTCGGTGGTTGTTTTGATAAGTGACTGCTTCTTAATGACCTTGTCACCTGGGCTAGGGAGGGCTGGGGAATCCGGGGCTttgattgggggtgggggcttctgGGCCCTCCTATTATCCGAGGCTTCATCCTGAAGGGAGCATTTGGAGCATTTGCTTCggagccccctcctcccttctgcagAAACATCTCCTGGGCACATTTTTTCTGGTCAGGTGGAGCCAGCCAACCTTAAAGGGCCGTGTAACCCTGAATCTTGTCTCCTGTAACCTCCACCTCTCCAAGCCCCGTGTCTCTCCCACAGGCTTAGCCACCCTGTGCTGCTTTGGGGCCTAAAAATAGCACCACTTCCTCACCAACTCAAAgaatttgtcttctttctctcccttctgacCTCCTGGGCTCATGGGCCCTGGGGGAGCCGGCTCCTGAGGCATCATATCCTGCGGTGGCCTCCACGTGCCTCTCAGGGGTGACCAGTGTTGATAAACACAGGATGTGCTTCCTGAGGGGCCCATCTGTCTCCTCCAGGGGTTGGGGAGCAGTGGAGAGACCCTagatgggaaggagaggagaggaaagcaaaTGGCCACGCAGTGAGAGGGGGGTGTCTAGTTTCCTCTCTTGCATGGGGGTTGATTTGGGCCTTGAACCGTAAAGAAAAGAAGGTGACATAAGGGTCACTGGTTCAGGTCATCGTGGTCCACTGCTTCCATCTGGCCCCTGGGGCGAAGGCTCTTACCAGTACTTCTCTGTGAGCCACCGTGCATCACTTGCCCCCTTCCACTGGGGGCCACCGTGCGTGCTCGTGTGACATTTAATGAAGGCCCTGGATGGGTGGGAACAGGAGGCAGGATATTTTTAGGGGAATGATCTCTGATCAGAATCTAGTCTTACTTCTTCTGCCTTTTTGAAGAAAGGGGGTTTCCCCTCTGGAGGATGTCTTTTGTGGGGGGGGGCCCAAGGCCCCCTTCATTCTATACTGGCCTCCTACGCAGTGCGGTATTTGTGGACTCCTTTTTCCTTGActcctggaggaggagcagaaaggattAAGGGGGATTAGGAAGGAAGGCCCTGGAGAAAGGAGGTGCAACTATAGGCCTGAGCCCCCCATGCTGGAAAAGTATGTATTAGATCGGCCATTTCTATTCCCGCCCCCACCAGGGAAGGGACTCGTGGATGATGTCATGAAGGAAGGTGGCAACAGCCAGATGTCACCTCTTCTCCATGACCTCGGTTCCAGGTTTCCCTTGTTTTTGAGTCTTCCCTTCTTTGTTTGGAGGGAGACAATGTGGGCCCATCTGCTGGAATTAATTTGAACACAGAGACGTCTTGGTACTCTGTTTTGGGAGGATGATCTAGctcttcccttgctgctttcacaGTTTTTCAGTctaataggaaggaaggaaactcaTTTATAGACTATCTGCTGTGAGGTGGAATTCTCTTGTGggctcagaaaaataaagattatccCCAGTTTAAatatgaggacactgaggtttaGGGAAATTAAATGATCTGCCCAAGAGCCTTTGGCAAGTGAGTGGCAGGGCCgggatttcaacttaggtcatatACCTGTCACGTGCTTTGCACTGAGCCAGCTCCCTCCTTGCCAGTATCCCTTTCTGCTCCTTATCCTCATGAGCGTCCAGAGGTGGCTTTTGGTCTGGGACCTTGTGAGGGATTAGAGGGGATCGCATTATACTATTATCATCATGAAGAGGAATAACTAACATTTCTTGATCACTTtttatgtgccaggtaccatgGTAAGGAATTATACACATaatgtcatttaatccttactTTCCCCTTCTTAaataagaggaaactgaggcctggatgTTCAGAGACATGGCCGAGGTCACTTAGCTAGAAATACTTAAGGAAAGAGTCAAACCCAAGTCTGTCTGACCCTGGAAGTGAATATTCACCCACCGAGAAAACCCTTCCTTGTGGGAACCTGAGGGAAGGACCCCGAAAGCCCCACTGGAGATGCCATCAGTGGACTGAGGTCAATAGGCTGGAGGCCTTGATCCTCCTTCTAACATTCTCCCCAAGCTCAGCCCCAAGTAAGAAAGCCAGACCAGGCTAGAACAGAGAATTATGGGTTCTCAGATTTCCTGGTTTGCTCTTCCCAGTTTGGGGGTAAGCAAAGGGGTCTGATTCTGAtgtggggcaggggagcagaAGGAGGGCTCTAGGTAGGTGACCGTGACTCTGGAGCTTATCTCGTAGGCCTGATCTCCAAGGTCAAAGGGAGGAGATTTATCCGGAGTGATCCACAGTTGGCCAGGTAGTCCTCCCTTTTTAACCCAGTGCAGGCTTGACGCAAGGAGACCATCCAGATCACATGGCCTTGGTGGCTCTAGGTTGACGTAAGCTCCATAGTGGCCTTCTCTACCATTTTAGGCCTCACAacctccttttcccccctcttataTTTTCTAGATCTCAAGAGGCGTCTCGAAGAGAAGTAGGCGGCCTTTCCTGAGTTATCCTGGCTCTCCAACTTAACTCCCACAGCCTGGCTCCCACCACCCTTCCCagtcccctcttccccctctcccttccccatgtATCCTACTGAACTGGCCAGaactcctctccctcctttcccctcctacACACTCACTGGCCACGTCTCATTGTCTCCTATTCTGTGCCCAGAGATACGTGACCACGCTCCATCTGAGTAACTGGGGGAGGAGTCTTTCTGACTTCACAAGTCCTTGAGCAAAATCCGAATAAGGAGCAGGGAGTGGAAGAGGTCTAACGTTCCCAAAGGCCCATCATGGAAGAAGGCTTCAGAGACCGGGCAGCATTCATCCGTGGGGCCAAAGACATTGCCAAGGAAGTCAAGAAGCATGCGGCCAAGAAGGTGGTAAAGGGCCTGGACAGAGTCCAGGATGAATATTCCCGCAGATCCTACTCCCgctttgaggaggaggaggacgatgATGACTTCCCTGCCCCCGCTGATGGCTATTACCgtggggagggggcccaggaTGAGGAAGAGGGTGGGGCTTCGAGTGATGCCACTGAAGGCCATGACGAGGATGATGAGATCTACGAGGGCGAATATCAGGGCATCCCCAGGGCCGAGTCTGGGGGTAAAGGCGAGCGGATGGCAGATGGGGCTCCCCTGGCTGGAGTGAGGGGGGGCGTGGGCGATGGGGAGGGCCCCCCCGGCGGCCGGGGGGAGGCACAGCGGCGAAAAGAACGGGAAGAACTCGCTCAGCAGTATGAAGCCATCCTACGGGAGTGTGGCCACGGCCGTTTCCAGTGGACGCTCTATTTTGTGCTTGGCCTGGCGCTGATGGCCGACGGTGTCGAGGTCTTCGTGGTGGGGTTTGTGCTGCCCAGCGCTGAGAAAGACATGTGCCTGTCGGATTCCAACAAAGGCATGCTAGGTAAGCTacaccggggggtggggggggccccTCTAGCCAGGCCCTGCCCCAAACTTGGCTCCTGGGAACCCCTGTCCTTGCTGCCAGGCTCCCTGCGACCCCGATCCCAAGATGATCCCTAGATGTCCTCAGAGGGTGTGGAGTTCCTCTACATACTCATCCCTCACGAACCCTCCTCTTGGGGTTGGGTCACAAGGAGGTTATTCATGCAAGAAagccctggggaagggcagaggggctggggcttGGGACAGTGGCAGGGGGGATGGTCTGCTTCGTCAGTTCTGCAGGCGGTAGCCATGATGGGATAGGCCCCTGTTGGGTGTTTCTTTGAAGACTTCCCTTCGGTCATCTCGCTCCTTTTCCCTGACTAGGGAAACAAGAAGTCAGCTTCCAGACTCCCTAGTTTAAATGAGGAGTCAGTTTAGGGGGGTGGGCATCGAGGAGGAATCCCAGGCCTGCCTTCAGCCAGAGAAACTGGCCACGCTTGCTCTTGGCAAGCCTTGGGAGTGTTCAAGGGCCAGTGAGTGGCCTCTCGTGGCTCTTCCTCGTGTGGACTCTGGGGGAGGAAACTGCCTAGACCCGCCCACAAAGGCTCTCTTGGTCTTGTGCTGCCCCCACGTTTCCATGAGATGTCGGGAGATCCCCACTCTTTGGGGCTTGGCTGAAGGGTGGGTAAAATGCAGAGTTTGGAGTAGATGATTCTTAGGATCATTCCAACTCTGAATGTAGGAAGTAAATAAGGAACAGGAGAGTTTTTAGGACCGGAAGCATTGGAAGTGGGATGAGTAAAGCACGGGTTCTGTGAGCGGGATTTTGTAGGGGGACTGAAGGAATGGAGCTGCTTTCCCAGGGACATAAGAGAGCTCTCCTGCTGCTCTGAGGACACcatggcagggaagggagaggggacccTGGGAAGGTTTGGGAATTTGGGCGGATCCATTCCTCCTTCTAGGCAAGCCAGAGATGGGGgtgttatgtgtgtgtgagagagacagacagacaaatagggacagagacacagagacacagaggtgagagcaagcaagagagagcgggagggagagaaagaattctgggGGTCCCCCTGTCTGCATTCTTGCCTTTGAACCCCTTGTCTGCAGAGATGACGTTCCGTGAGCAAAGATGGAACTCTCACTTGCTCTCATCTCTGGGTAGACTTATCTATTCTAGAATTCTTCCAGCTCCTCAATCCATTCTTCTGCAGTTCTTGCTCATGTAACGCCCAAAGAGTGAGAGAACGGAAGCGTGTCTTCTCATGCCTCTGCTGTTTCCCTCCCTGCAGGCCTCATAGTCTACCTGGGCATGATGGTGGGAGCCTTTCTCTGGGGAGGTCTGGCTGATCGGCTGGGGCGGAGGCAATGTCTGCTCATCTCACTCTCGGTCAACAGCGTCTTCGCCTTTTTCTCATCGTTCGTCCAGGGTTATGGCACTTTCCTCTTCTGCCGCCTCCTTTCTGGGGTTGGGTGAGTCCCGGGAGGCAGTCCTGAAGGAGGACTGTGCCTGTGTCACTGTTAGATTTCTGGAACCCAGCACAGTGCCATGCCCGCCAGATGCCTCTCAACTATGTATGCACCGAATGAATGAGCTCCTTTCTCCTACCATCTTCAGGCCAGCTACCCCCTGTCCTGGACCCACCTATCGCCTGTCCAGAACACCATTCCATGCCTTGTTGACTCCTGAgtcctccaccccaccctccagttccattctgAGCCTGCCTCCATGAAGAGGCCTGGTGGGTCTCAGCCTTACCCATGGGAGCCTGTGATCCCTGGAGTTATCCCCTTCCAAGTCTCCACCTTTCCTGCGTTTGACAACAGACCTTGCTGTTAACACCGCTGCTGCCAGAAACCTGGAGAGTTGacccccccccactctccctgAGCCACCTGCTGGCATTCCTTGCCGTCTGCCAGCTCTTTTCCAGCGTGCTCCCACATGTCTGCTCTCAGACCCCTCTTTGCCTAGCTTTTTCCCACGGGGATTTCCCCTCTTTTCTGTCAtcatcttccctctcctgccACTCAGCAGTCACCTGTAAGATTCAGCGTTTGTTCCTTCCCTTTGCCTCAGACCTCCTTGGCTGTTCCCCAGGGTCCCGAGGATGGGTGCCTAATGGCTGGTGGTGAGGGAGTGTATAGGGCACTGCGTGAGAAGAAGTCTCTTTGATAAGGAGTGGAAGATGAAAGGCACTTGGAGATGCTGAGCactggggcaggggacaggagacAGGGCCATTTTCTAATGCTGAATTCTTACCGTGCCCTTCAGGATTGGAGGGTCCATCCCCATTGTCTTCTCCTACTTCTCGGAGTTTCTGGCCCAGGAGAAGCGCGGGGAGCACTTGAGCTGGCTCTGCATGTTTTGGATGATTGGTGGAGTGTATGCAGCAGCCATGGCCTGGGCCATCATCCCTCACTATGGTGAGCAGTCCCCGGGGAGCACAGCCCGgactctctcccccttctcccgtGTACCCTGTGGCAGaagcccccagcctctggcccttCTGCTGATGCTGTGACTGTCCCCTGCCAGGGTGGAGCTTTCAGATGGGGTCTGCTTACCAGTTCCACAGCTGGAGGGTTTTTGTCCTCGTCTGCGCCTTCCCTTCTGTGTTTGCCATCGGGGCCCTGACCACACAGCCGGAGAGCCCCCGCTTCTTCCTGGAGGTGAATGGGGCTGGGGCtcggcagagggaggggcagcaggggctcTGTGTTCAAACACTCGTGGTGGATTTGGTCTGTGGGACCCTCATGGGGCCCGTACTCCTGGGgactttctgttgcttcctttgTCTTATAATGCACCACCAGAGGGGCTCTGTGGGTGGAGGAACCAGGGCACCGACCCACcacagggggaggggggcctgaaGGTCTTGCAGGCAGGTGCCCTGCCCCCAACTTTATCGCTCAAGAGAAGTTCCCACCCTCTACTTCTCCACCCTGCAAGTGGATCTTGGTCCAGCAGCGTTAGGATGCTGCTCATACTCCTGACAACCTACCTGCCCCTCATCAGCAAGTCCCTTGTCTTcggttttctctttccattgtatCGGGGGGCCCTAGGACCTGTAGTTCTATCTGTCTCCTGGGCTCCCCTACGGTTGCTGTACCCCCTACTTGGGGCTCTTTCATTGTGGGTTGATGTACATGCCCGAGGGTcggaggtaggggtgggggcctTTTGTGTCTTGTGACTACAGAAGGCACATTGAGGAAGGGGGTCTGTTACCCCAGGTCAGGGAGGAGCTGACCTGGAGGCGGGAATTGTGTCTGTGGTTCTAGAACGGGAAGCATGATGAGGCCTGGATGGTGCTGAAGCAGGTTCATGACACCAACATGCGAGCCAAGGGACATCCTGAGAGAGTCTTCTCAGTGAgccagagcccctcccctccattctCCAAGGCCCTCTagcccagccccacccagccccttTCTGGAAACCATCCCCTGCCTTCCCTAGACATCCCCGACCACATTCTCCTTCAGTGTCCTCTCTCAGGGCATTGCATATACCCCCCTGTCCTCACTTTGCTCCTGTTTTGAAACTGAGGCACCCGGACGGGGTTGGGAAATACACACTATGGGACTGCTGACCCCTTCTCTCGGCCCCAGGTAACGCACATTAAGACAATTCACCAGGAGGATGAGTTGATTGAAATCCAGTCAGACACAGGGACCTGGTACCAGCGCTGGGGGGTCCGGGCCCTGAGCCTGGGGGGCCAGGTAATGAAGGAGATGTggtgaagagaaggagggagcgggagaggcagagaccaaGGCAGGGCGGGAGCCTGTGGGGGCG contains:
- the SV2A gene encoding synaptic vesicle glycoprotein 2A, with protein sequence MEEGFRDRAAFIRGAKDIAKEVKKHAAKKVVKGLDRVQDEYSRRSYSRFEEEEDDDDFPAPADGYYRGEGAQDEEEGGASSDATEGHDEDDEIYEGEYQGIPRAESGGKGERMADGAPLAGVRGGVGDGEGPPGGRGEAQRRKEREELAQQYEAILRECGHGRFQWTLYFVLGLALMADGVEVFVVGFVLPSAEKDMCLSDSNKGMLGLIVYLGMMVGAFLWGGLADRLGRRQCLLISLSVNSVFAFFSSFVQGYGTFLFCRLLSGVGIGGSIPIVFSYFSEFLAQEKRGEHLSWLCMFWMIGGVYAAAMAWAIIPHYGWSFQMGSAYQFHSWRVFVLVCAFPSVFAIGALTTQPESPRFFLENGKHDEAWMVLKQVHDTNMRAKGHPERVFSVTHIKTIHQEDELIEIQSDTGTWYQRWGVRALSLGGQVWGNFLSCFGPEYRRITLMMMGVWFTMSFSYYGLTVWFPDMIRHLQAVDYAARTKLFSGEHVEHVTFNFTLENQIHRGGQYFNDKFIGLRLKSVSFEDSLFEECYFEDVTSSNTFFRNCTFINTVFYNTDLFEYKFVNSRLVNSTFLHNKEGCPLDVTGTGEGAYMVYFVSFLGTLAVLPGNIVSALLMDKIGRLRMLAGSSVMSCVSCFFLSFGNSESAMIALLCLFGGVSIASWNALDVLTVELYPSDKRTTAFGFLNALCKLAAVLGISIFTSFVGITKAAPILFASAALALGSSLALKLPETRGQVLQ